A region from the Halobacillus mangrovi genome encodes:
- a CDS encoding acyl-CoA thioesterase, whose translation MHEHEVTVRFCETDLLGHVNNNNFFVYMEDSRIHFFDALGLVMEDWNFILASIKCDFLKQVYFKQTLIIKSLVTKIGNSSFHLEQQMVEQDSGEIVAKGSSVIVHFDFEKQKSAPLSEDMKRKLESYQFAAN comes from the coding sequence GGATCTGCTTGGTCACGTTAACAACAATAATTTTTTCGTTTACATGGAAGATTCAAGGATTCACTTTTTTGACGCCCTTGGATTAGTTATGGAGGACTGGAACTTTATACTTGCTTCCATCAAGTGTGACTTTCTAAAACAAGTCTATTTTAAGCAAACTCTGATTATTAAGAGTCTGGTGACTAAGATTGGTAACTCGAGCTTTCATCTGGAACAACAAATGGTGGAACAAGATTCTGGAGAAATAGTAGCGAAGGGGTCTTCGGTTATCGTCCATTTTGACTTTGAGAAACAGAAAAGTGCACCTTTGTCAGAAGATATGAAGAGAAAACTAGAGTCCTACCAATTCGCTGCAAACTAG